One window of the Nicotiana tabacum cultivar K326 chromosome 4, ASM71507v2, whole genome shotgun sequence genome contains the following:
- the LOC107765335 gene encoding uncharacterized protein LOC107765335, protein MASKFEEPEFWLPSEFLTDDEILLGLGNLKKTEGRKNDFSDLNLCFPTDFPYDFCPPALGSPVDSFVASTETESDEEDALTGLTRQLTRMTLNSNLPQHQIEKNWVHSGSPQSTLIGSWSGRSSVSSNCSPNGSSPPTSPLGAQNDAWNLIYQAAGQVARMKMRGGFGPTRNQGLPGPPRSVHNPVHTSAPMKTHNSCFSNITHFEQSRREQIARQQSSAMLNRQVKNGWFNELPVCQNRGLRSGFGVGAFVESNRCGRVVGDSGQTGWSGLPFEQQKHYQRHSGSGMRAGHIGGSGNSGVVKKRECTGTGVFLPRRYCSQNPTDSRKKPVCSTAWLPARVVESLNKNVDGLNGIPSHPQHQPQLHLQLPRFNVSEYEIIMARRNALLAQQRRNLQQEGTINLEVRLPQEWTY, encoded by the exons ATGGCTAGTAAatttgaagaaccagagttttGGTTGCCTTCTGAGTTCCTAACGGACGACGAAATACTCTTGGGACTTGGGAACTTGAAGAAGACGGAGGGACGCAAGAATGATTTCTCAGACTTGAATCtctgtttccccactgatttcccTTATGATTTTTGTCCTCCGGCGTTGGGTTCTCCTGTTGACTCTTTTGTTGCTTCCACTGAGACTGAGAGCGACGAGGAAGACGCTCTTACTGGGTTAACTCGTCAGTTAACTCGTATGACTCTTAACTCAAACCTTCCCCAGCATCAAATCGAG AAAAATTGGGTGCACTCTGGCTCACCCCAGTCAACCCTTATTGGAAGCTGGTCCGGTCGGAGCTCCGTGTCTAGCAATTGTAGCCCAAACGGGTCTTCTCCCCCAACTTCGCCGCTTGGTGCTCAAAATGATGCTTGGAATCTGATATACCAAGCAGCGGGCCAAGTTGCAAGGATGAAGATGCGTGGCGGTTTTGGACCCACCCGAAATCAAGGCCTTCCCGGACCGCCTCGGAGCGTTCATAATCCGGTCCACACTTCAGCCCCCATGAAAACCCACAACTCTTGCTTCAGTAATATTACTCAT TTTGAGCAATCCAGAAGAGAGCAAATAGCGAGGCAACAGAGCAGTGCCATGTTGAATAGGCAAGTGAAGAATGGATGGTTTAACGAGCTGCCTGTCTGTCAAAATAGAGGCTTAAGGTCAGGATTTGGAGTTGGAGCTTTTGTGGAGAGTAACAGGTGTGGAAGGGTAGTGGGTGATTCGGGTCAAACAGGATGGTCTGGTCTGCCATTTGAGCAGCAAAAGCACTATCAACGACATTCCGGGTCGGGTATGCGGGCGGGTCACATAGGTGGATCTGGTAACAGTGGCGTTGTGAAGAAGAGGGAGTGCACTGGCACTGGCGTTTTTCTGCCGAGGAGATATTGTAGTCAGAATCCAACTGATTCACGCAAGAAACCAG TATGTTCCACTGCTTGGCTTCCTGCTAGGGTTGTTGAGTCTTTGAATAAGAACGTTGATGGTTTAAATGGCATTCCTTCTCACCCCCAGCACCAGCCTCAGCTTCATCTTCAACTGCCGCGGTTCAATGTTTCTGAATATG AAATAATAATGGCTAGGAGAAATGCACTGCTTGCACAACAGAGGAGAAATCTACAACAAGAAGGAACAATTAATCTTGAAGTACGCCTTCCTCAAGAATGGACGTACTGA